A single Lolium perenne isolate Kyuss_39 chromosome 6, Kyuss_2.0, whole genome shotgun sequence DNA region contains:
- the LOC127306129 gene encoding RINT1-like protein MAG2 isoform X1, which yields MEAAAPSPLLPRPPDITPELRRFLDVRFRSPADLAAAADVEAEIRGRCAELESSVAELSARLADAAASYASSLEAAGSALRGVRGGLAALEASTAKTGAREDVEAGSEKMLFEQLPPLATDVARVDMVRDYAEMALKLDSLIGDVEDAVSSSVTAKLKSRGQNSEKTHHVAIEYLKTIEDLLASVTRTRPQWTRLISAVDHRVDRSLALLRPQAIVDHRALLSSLGWPPSLTGTQISDNNSGKSVETVNPLFSMKGDLTRKYSESFLSLCSLQELQKRRKARQLQGHNVDNQLRQPLWVIEELVNPLSAAAQQHFSKWVENPEFVFALAFKITRDFVDSMDEILQPLVDKANLVGYSCREEWISGIVIALSTYLAKEIFPKQIELIQESSSSDASSALSQARVSWLNLVDLMISFDKRTQDLLSGTGLLLSVKDDDNWQRVSVLSVFCDRPDWLEVWAEIERQEIFNNLKSAMENEKNWSKRVEGAMLEYGSDDYKSPAITGAVQQGLSLLIERARPIPSIALREEFIRSSASPIISEFLGFMFRRCQEAEGLTALADDDALIKVSQSINAARHVESTLAQWCEDVFFLEMENLSLVGEGGSVFQQEINQLKEFRSEWVDKISTVILRGFDGRSRDYLKNKRQWQEHSDEPAISRAIIESSGYMQGRLSKLEVGLNVLDFVTLWRAVASGVDQMLFAGIFTGTPKFSNGGVERLHADLSVLFAVFQAWCLRPEGFFPRLSDGLKLLKVDEKQLGDRMITDKNWLREHGVRHLTAAEAEKIIKNRVYDA from the exons ATGGAAGCGGCGGCCCCGTCGCCGCTGCTCCCTAGACCTCCCGACATCACTCCCGAGCTCCGGCGCTTCCTCGACGTCCGCTTCCGCTCGCCGGCCGACCTCGCCGCGGCCGCCGACGTCGAGGCCGAGATCCGCGGGCGCTGCGCGGAGCTCGAGTCCTCGGTAGCCGAGCTATCTGCCCGCCTCGCGGATGCAGCCGCGTCCTACGCCTCTTCCCTCGAGGCCGCTGGCTCCGCCCTCCGCGGCGTGCGCGGTGGCCTCGCCGCCCTCGAAGCCTCCACCGCCAAGACAG GGGCCAGAGAAGATGTGGAGGCTGGAAGCGAGAAGATGCTGTTTGAGCAGCTCCCTCCCCTGGCCACCGACGTGGCGAGAGTGGACATGGTCAGGGATTACGCTG AAATGGCTCTAAAGCTTGACAGTTTGATCGGTGATGTAGAAGACGCCGTTTCCTCTTCTGTGACTGCAAAACTTAAATCCCGTGGACAAAATTCAGAG AAAACCCATCATGTTGCTATTGAATATCTCAAAACGATAGAAGATCTTTTAGCTTCAGTTACAAGGACCAGACCACAATGGACTCGCCTTATATCTGCAGTGGATCACAGAGTGGACAGATCTTTAGCTTTACTAAGACCACAAGCTATTGTTGACCATCGAGCTCTTCTTTCATCCCTTGGCTGGCCTCCTTCCCTTACTGGAACACAAATTTCTGATAATAATTCCGGGAAATCAGTAGAGACAGTGAACCCATTATTTTCAATGAAGGGTGACCTGACAAGAAAGTATTCTGAAAGCTTTCTTTCGCTATGCAGTCTACAGGAATTACAGAAACGCAGAAAAGCTAGGCAATTGCAAGGGCATAATGTGGACAACCAACTACGTCAACCATTATGGGTAATAGAGGAGTTAGTAAATCCATTATCTGCTGCAGCACAACAGCATTTTTCCAAATGGGTTGAGAATCCTGAATTTGTGTTTGCTCTTGCTTTTAAGATAACAAGAGATTTTGTTGATTCCATGGATGAGATACTACAGCCCCTTGTAGATAAGGCCAATCTTGTAGGGTATAGTTGCAGAGAGGAGTGGATTTCGGGAATAGTTATTGCTTTGTCTACATACTTGGCGAAAGAGATATTTCCGAAGCAGATTGAACTTATTCAAGAAAGTAGTTCAAGCGATGCAAGCAGCGCACTGTCTCAGGCAAGAGTCTCATGGCTTAACCTTGTGGATCTGATGATATCTTTTGACAAGCGAACTCAAGATTTGCTCTCGGGTACAGGACTGCTACTTTCAGTAAAGGATGATGACAATTGGCAGAGGGTCTCAGTGCTCTCTGTCTTCTGCGATCGGCCAGACTGGCTTGAAGTATGGGCAGAGATTGAGAGACAAGAGATTTTTAATAACCTGAAATCAGCAATGGAGAATGAGAAAAATTGGAGCAAGAGGGTTGAAGGAGCAATGCTTGAGTACGGATCAGATGACTACAAATCTCCAGCAATAACCGGTGCTGTTCAGCAGGGCTTGTCTTTGCTAATTGAGCGTGCTAGACCTATTCCTAGCATTGCACTTAGGGAAGAATTCATTAGGAGTTCTGCTTCACCCATAATATCAGAATTCCTTGGTTTCATGTTTCGGAGGTGCCAAGAAGCAGAGGGGCTAACTGCTCTAGCAGATGATGATGCTTTGATCAAAGTATCACAGTCCATTAATGCAGCTCGGCACGTGGAATCCACGTTGGCACAATGGTGCGAGGATGTGTTCTTTCTTGAAATGGAAAATCTATCTCTAGTTGGTGAAGGTGGTAGTGTATTCCAGCAAGAGATAAACCAACTGAAAGAGTTCAGATCAGAATGGGTGGATAAGATTTCCACTGTCATTCTTAGGGGATTTGATGGTCGCTCCCGGGACTATCTGAAGAACAAAAGGCAGTGGCAGGAGCATTCAGATGAACCAGCTATATCCAGGGCCATCATCGAATCTTCAGGCTACATGCAAGGAAGACTATCTAAACTGGAAGTTGGCCTAAATGTGCTAGATTTTGTAACATTATGGAGAGCTGTGGCAAGTGGAGTAGACCAGATGCTTTTCGCAGGAATTTTCACTGGAACCCCAAAGTTTAGTAACGGTGGTGTGGAAAGGCTTCACGCTGATCTGAGTGTTCTGTTTGCTGTTTTTCAAGCATGGTGTCTGAGGCCTGAAGGCTTCTTCCCGAGACTGTCTGATGGATTGAAATTGCTAAAAGTCGATGAGAAGCAACTAGGAGATAGGATGATTACAGATAAGAATTGGCTGAGGGAGCATGGTGTTAGGCATCTGACAGCTGCTGAGGCTGAAAAGATAATAAAAAATAGGGTATATGATGCATGA
- the LOC127306129 gene encoding RINT1-like protein MAG2 isoform X2, with protein MALKLDSLIGDVEDAVSSSVTAKLKSRGQNSEKTHHVAIEYLKTIEDLLASVTRTRPQWTRLISAVDHRVDRSLALLRPQAIVDHRALLSSLGWPPSLTGTQISDNNSGKSVETVNPLFSMKGDLTRKYSESFLSLCSLQELQKRRKARQLQGHNVDNQLRQPLWVIEELVNPLSAAAQQHFSKWVENPEFVFALAFKITRDFVDSMDEILQPLVDKANLVGYSCREEWISGIVIALSTYLAKEIFPKQIELIQESSSSDASSALSQARVSWLNLVDLMISFDKRTQDLLSGTGLLLSVKDDDNWQRVSVLSVFCDRPDWLEVWAEIERQEIFNNLKSAMENEKNWSKRVEGAMLEYGSDDYKSPAITGAVQQGLSLLIERARPIPSIALREEFIRSSASPIISEFLGFMFRRCQEAEGLTALADDDALIKVSQSINAARHVESTLAQWCEDVFFLEMENLSLVGEGGSVFQQEINQLKEFRSEWVDKISTVILRGFDGRSRDYLKNKRQWQEHSDEPAISRAIIESSGYMQGRLSKLEVGLNVLDFVTLWRAVASGVDQMLFAGIFTGTPKFSNGGVERLHADLSVLFAVFQAWCLRPEGFFPRLSDGLKLLKVDEKQLGDRMITDKNWLREHGVRHLTAAEAEKIIKNRVYDA; from the exons ATGGCTCTAAAGCTTGACAGTTTGATCGGTGATGTAGAAGACGCCGTTTCCTCTTCTGTGACTGCAAAACTTAAATCCCGTGGACAAAATTCAGAG AAAACCCATCATGTTGCTATTGAATATCTCAAAACGATAGAAGATCTTTTAGCTTCAGTTACAAGGACCAGACCACAATGGACTCGCCTTATATCTGCAGTGGATCACAGAGTGGACAGATCTTTAGCTTTACTAAGACCACAAGCTATTGTTGACCATCGAGCTCTTCTTTCATCCCTTGGCTGGCCTCCTTCCCTTACTGGAACACAAATTTCTGATAATAATTCCGGGAAATCAGTAGAGACAGTGAACCCATTATTTTCAATGAAGGGTGACCTGACAAGAAAGTATTCTGAAAGCTTTCTTTCGCTATGCAGTCTACAGGAATTACAGAAACGCAGAAAAGCTAGGCAATTGCAAGGGCATAATGTGGACAACCAACTACGTCAACCATTATGGGTAATAGAGGAGTTAGTAAATCCATTATCTGCTGCAGCACAACAGCATTTTTCCAAATGGGTTGAGAATCCTGAATTTGTGTTTGCTCTTGCTTTTAAGATAACAAGAGATTTTGTTGATTCCATGGATGAGATACTACAGCCCCTTGTAGATAAGGCCAATCTTGTAGGGTATAGTTGCAGAGAGGAGTGGATTTCGGGAATAGTTATTGCTTTGTCTACATACTTGGCGAAAGAGATATTTCCGAAGCAGATTGAACTTATTCAAGAAAGTAGTTCAAGCGATGCAAGCAGCGCACTGTCTCAGGCAAGAGTCTCATGGCTTAACCTTGTGGATCTGATGATATCTTTTGACAAGCGAACTCAAGATTTGCTCTCGGGTACAGGACTGCTACTTTCAGTAAAGGATGATGACAATTGGCAGAGGGTCTCAGTGCTCTCTGTCTTCTGCGATCGGCCAGACTGGCTTGAAGTATGGGCAGAGATTGAGAGACAAGAGATTTTTAATAACCTGAAATCAGCAATGGAGAATGAGAAAAATTGGAGCAAGAGGGTTGAAGGAGCAATGCTTGAGTACGGATCAGATGACTACAAATCTCCAGCAATAACCGGTGCTGTTCAGCAGGGCTTGTCTTTGCTAATTGAGCGTGCTAGACCTATTCCTAGCATTGCACTTAGGGAAGAATTCATTAGGAGTTCTGCTTCACCCATAATATCAGAATTCCTTGGTTTCATGTTTCGGAGGTGCCAAGAAGCAGAGGGGCTAACTGCTCTAGCAGATGATGATGCTTTGATCAAAGTATCACAGTCCATTAATGCAGCTCGGCACGTGGAATCCACGTTGGCACAATGGTGCGAGGATGTGTTCTTTCTTGAAATGGAAAATCTATCTCTAGTTGGTGAAGGTGGTAGTGTATTCCAGCAAGAGATAAACCAACTGAAAGAGTTCAGATCAGAATGGGTGGATAAGATTTCCACTGTCATTCTTAGGGGATTTGATGGTCGCTCCCGGGACTATCTGAAGAACAAAAGGCAGTGGCAGGAGCATTCAGATGAACCAGCTATATCCAGGGCCATCATCGAATCTTCAGGCTACATGCAAGGAAGACTATCTAAACTGGAAGTTGGCCTAAATGTGCTAGATTTTGTAACATTATGGAGAGCTGTGGCAAGTGGAGTAGACCAGATGCTTTTCGCAGGAATTTTCACTGGAACCCCAAAGTTTAGTAACGGTGGTGTGGAAAGGCTTCACGCTGATCTGAGTGTTCTGTTTGCTGTTTTTCAAGCATGGTGTCTGAGGCCTGAAGGCTTCTTCCCGAGACTGTCTGATGGATTGAAATTGCTAAAAGTCGATGAGAAGCAACTAGGAGATAGGATGATTACAGATAAGAATTGGCTGAGGGAGCATGGTGTTAGGCATCTGACAGCTGCTGAGGCTGAAAAGATAATAAAAAATAGGGTATATGATGCATGA